AGAAAACCAGCGTAATGCTGGTTTTTTGCTATTTGAGCATAGCTATCCTGATGAACAATGAGTGATATTCATCTCAGGCTTATTCCCTCGTTTTTATTTTCGGATCGAATTTCAACCAGGCTATACCGTTGTCTGAAACATAGTGAGAGACAATGATGGCGTTACGCATTGCTGTCAGTGGGTCTATTGTTTTGGTCTGATGTTTGTCTGTTCAACCGTATTGACAGCGCGGTTGGCTGGTTTTCTGATATGGATGGAAAAGCTTAAACAATCTGAACGGGAACGTGCAGAAGTTTAACGGTTAGTTGATCAGCTCAACGTTCAGTGTTCTGGAGTCTGCTCGTCCTCGATCGTCGATAGCGCGTATGCGATAGTGCCCACTGGTCGCTGGTCGCCACTCAATGGTGCGTTTATTGGCGGTATTCCCCAAGTAGATATCATCAACAAACCAGTAAACAACTTTGGTATCGGCATCGGTAATAGCGCTAAAAACGATAGGATCGTTACGTTGCTTAACATTTCGCAGCGTGTAGGTGGTGTTCCGTAATGGAGAAGTAATGCGTGGCGCTTGCCCGGTGGTAACGGTTCCTCCTATTTTACAATGGGCGGAAGAGGGAGGAGTACGTTTGGGCAAGCCTGCCAGCGCAAATACGTTGGCTAAATCAGAAGGCCAAAATTCAAAAATTTCGGTGGTGACATCCTCATCCCGATAAGGCGGGCAGGCAACTTGACCGGTGGCTTTATCAATAACGACAGGTCGATAAACCGAATCCACTTTAATGGGCGACTTACCGGGGATAAACCAAGTTTTTCCTTTGCGCTGGCACCAAGACGTGGGTAAATCACCGCTGGCTAAACAAATTTCCACCTGTTTGATATTCGGTGGTAATCCTCGGTTGGGTTCTTTTAGCATCGGATAGTCAGCCCGTATGCTATCGATAATATTAAAAAACAGCGGTGCTGCTGCATCTGCCCCGATAAAAGCATTATTGCCTTTACCATCAAAATTACCCTGCCAGACAATCAAAACATAGGGACCGAAAATCCCGGCGCTCCATGCATCACGAAACCCCCATGAGGTACCGGTCTTCCAGTAAATCGGCAGCGAGGTAGGCTGTTGGGCCAGCGTATCACCCGGCCTGCGGTGTTGGCTCAGCATATCCAGCGTGATAAAACTGGCCTCATTACTTATCAGACGCACTGATGAAGCGATGGGGGCGGATTGTTCCAGACGCAAAGGCTTTAGCTCACCGCGATTTGCCAGCATGGAATACAATCTGGCCAGTTCCTGCGGGGTAATTTCGCCACCACCGAGAATCAAAGATAAGCCATAGTGTTTTTCACTGGCTAGATTCGACACACCAGCCAACTGTAGAAATTGGTAGAGGTTAGGCTGTTTCAGGCGTGAAGAGATATAAACGGCGGGTATATTGCGGCTGTAGTTTAGTGCATCCGTGGCTGAAATCGGTCCAAGAAAGCGGCGATCGAAATTTTCCGGTGTATAAGCGCCAAAAGATGAGGGTACATCTTTCAGTATGGTCATCGGCTGGAGAATGCCTTGTTCCAGACCGAGGGCATAAATAAACGGTTTGAGCGTTGAGCCGGGGGAGCGTTTGGCGCTGGTTCCATTGACCTGCCCCTGAATTTTTCGGTTGTGGTAATCAGCTGATCCAACCATGGCTCTGATCCCCATATCCCGCGTATCAACCAGCAGAACGGCGCTATTGTGTATCCCTTTACTCTGATTGCGCTCAATAAAGGCGTTAACCTGCTTTTCTACCAGCAGCTGTAAATTGCTGTCCAGTGTGGTAATAATCCTTTGATCGACCATTGCCCGATATTGTTTATCCTGCTGTATTTGCTCGACAAAATGAGGTGCGATAAAGGGCAGTTTTTCTGGTTGGCGCAAAGATAGAGGCAACAGAAACAGGGCTGACATCGTGTTATCTGGATGATGCTCTAATTGCCAACGCTGATAAAGCTGGTTACGTGCTTTGGTTAATGCCTCGCCAACAATGCCAGTGTTGATATTAATACGATAACTGGGAGACTGGGGTAACACGGCAAGGGTCAGCGCTTCTGGTAGCGTCAGGTTATTTGGTTGTTTATCAAAGTAGATAAGGCTTGCAGCACCGATGCTCTCAATATTGCGGCCATAGGGAGCGTAGTTCAGATAGGCTTCCAGAATATCGCGTTTTGAATAGCTGAGTTCTAACTGAATGGCACGCACAATCTGCACCAGCTTACCCTGTGGGGTTTTCGTGTTGAGCTGCCAGTGCATGCGGGCCAACTGCATGGTTAGCGTAGAGCCACCCTGCTGCCGTCCTCCGCTGATATAGCTGATCCAAAAACCACGGATCAGACTGTAAGGGTTAAACCCCGGATGGTAATTAAACCAGCGGTCTTCATGAAGTTGAATGCCTTCAACCACCAACGGTGAAATATCTTCCAGCTTAGTCCACAGGCGATAGCGGTCATCATTAGCCAAAGAAAAACGCAGTAGCGTCCCCTGACGGTCGTAATAGGCGGTAGAAAGCGGTAAGCCTTGGGAAAGGGGGGGATGAGGCCAAAGGCGAAAACCGATACAAAACAGCGCCAACAGAAACACGCCCATCAGAAGGTTTTGCAGGTGGCGCTTAAGGGTAGCCGGTTGTAGTTGCCTGCGTATGGCATCGACTACTCGGCTACCCATTGTGCTGCATAAGCGGCTCACGGTCAGCGTTTAATCCTCTTAGCGTGAGGGCTGACTGGCGGCATTTTTTGCAACCGGCGGGATAACGGTCAGCGTAGTGCCACCAGAGGAAAGCGCCTGAATTTCACGGTCATACATGGCTTCACCATAAGCCGGTGGCACAGTAAAGACACCGGTATTGGTTGGCTTAATCTGATAGATGAATTCCTGTACTTTATTGGTTGCACTACCGTAAATCAGCACGCGATCTTCACGAATATCACTGTATTCCGGCTGCCAACTGGAGCCGCTTACGCTGATTGGCGATAGCCATACATCAGCAGTACTTTCACCGTCTTCATTTTCTCTACTGTTTGAAGCCTGTGGCGTTTGTTGGACCACCTCAAACCCACCCGGTAGCAAGTCGACAATCGCCAGATTGTCCAGACCCTCTGCGGAGTTAGCCCGAATTTTCAGGTGAACATACAGATTCTGTCCTAGAGTGACTTGAGCGACCGGCTGGCCTTTCTCATCGGTATAATCGCGGGTGATTTCTAACCCACGAGAGATAGCCTCTTTTGGTGTCTGTAAGTCATAGCCTGATTGCGTGACCACGTACCAGGCCGGTGCTTTCGCCGGATTATTGAACAGAATCTCTTGTGTACCGTCAGCAAACTGGGCTTTAGTTATAAAGCCCATCAGGGTCGAGGTAACTTGTGGCAGAACGCCACTCTGACCGTTGTTGGTGCTGATAGTTAATCCACCTGCCGCATCGGTATTGGTTGCCACTAGGGCTGAGTATTGCTCCAACGCCAAAATGCTCATGGCTGAAGAGAGGGTGGTATAACGCTCCGCTTTGAGCATCAGTACCATATTCTCCAGCAGTTGTGGTGGAATCTGTGCCGCCTTTTCCGGGAAATGGCGGGTAATCAGATACAGACGGGTACTGTCTTGAACTAGCGGATCCAGATAGCTTTGTGTCCACCAAGCCTTATCATAGGCATTACTGAGTTGCTTCCAGGTTGGTTGTAGCAGCTCATCGGCCTGTTGGTCCATTTTCAACATCTTGTAAGCACTGGCCAGATACAACGCACTGAGATCCTGCTGCCAATGTTCCGGATAGTTAGCTTGTAGCTGTCCCTGAATAGCCGCTAATTCATTAGTGGTGATTTCGCCCTGTCTGGTGAGTAGGTAAGCGGAAAAAGCGCGTAAACGCAATTCACTAAGACTGTCGAAAGCGTCACTTGCTGCCAGAAAGCGCAGATAAACGTTAGCTGACTTCAGCAGATCTTCAGGAACCGGATAGCCAGCGGCTTCGGCTTCCAGCATGTACTGTACGGCATAAGGGGTAATAAATGCCTCTGGATTTGGCGTAGATCGCCATTCACCAATCGCTCCCCGCATGTTCTGCCGCGATAGCAGTACCGACATAGTTTGTTGAACTTGATTGCTAACTTCAGCCTGACTTAGTGTGCCTTTCATTTCCAGATGGTTATTCTGGAACAGCAGAGGAACGGCTCGGCTGATGATTTGCTCTGAGCAACTATTTGGATAATCGATCAGGTACTTCGTCAGACCGTTAGTCAGCACCAATGGTGAATGACTAACGCTGGCATCACGCTGGGCGAATGCCGGGAACATGTGACGAATATCCTTCACGCTCTGTTGTGAACCATCCATACGGCCCATCAAGGTTTGTGTGCGATATGGCATCGCCGGGCGCAGAGAGAGGCTAACCGTGCGTTGTGCTGACTTATCAGCATAAGCTGCCTTAAACACGACGGAGGCGTCACCGAGGTTATCTTGAGCACGCAGACGGAAGGTGACCAGACCTTCCTGCTTCTCTGCCAGCGTCAATACGCGTTCTGCATCACCCACAATTTGTAGTTGAGGCGGCGGCGTAATCGAAACTTTCACATCGGCTTTTGCACCATTGAGATCCGTCAGATTATTGGCTACGCCTAGGCTGACATCAAACTCATCGCCCGGTGAAACCATCGTTGGCAGATTTGGCGTTAGCACAAAGTCATCGCGAACGGTGGTGTAGCTCATGGCTCGTCCAATGCGTTCAGGGGTAACGGAAATAGCCATTACCCGAATCTTACCGTTGAAATAGTCTGGTACCTGATAGTTAAAGGTCGCCTCACCGTTGACATCAGTAACACCGGACCAATAGGCCACGGGCTTATCTCGCTTGCGTTTAAATGGATTAAGATGCAGGTCTAAACCCCCACCAGCGTCACCGCCCGGCGCCGAGGTCAGGGACATCATCTTGCTGAATTCCGGCAGGATCAGATCCAATATTTGGGCACTTTCAACGGTCAGAACGCGCTTACGGAAGAAATAATCCAGCGGATCTTTTAACTGATAGCGAGCAACTTGCAGAATACCCTCGTCAACGGCAAATACGGCAACGCGCTGTGGTGTATCCGTTGTGACTTTAATCCCCAGCGTTTCGCCTGGTTTAATCATATTTGGCGAGTCGATAGTTATTTTCGCCTGACGAGCCTGATGGCTGATTTTAAACGGCATGACGCTATAGCTGAGCGGACTCATAAAGATTTCGTCAGAGTTAATATCGCGAATAAACTGCACGTTAATGTAACCGTTACCTTCCATCTCTGCTGGCACGCGAATTTTCTGAATAGAGCTGGTGGTGGAAGCATGGAACCACTGCCAGCTATAGACTTTGTCGCGCTCAATGGTAATGATACCGCTACCGGTATAAGGCGCATTGATAGCAATTTCTATCTCTTCGCCCGGCAGGTATTCCTCTTTATTTAGCTTCATTTTCAGTTCAGCATCACGGTCAAGAGATCGAGAAATGTTGGCATTCCCCGCAACCGTATAATCAACCCGATTAAGCACTTTACCGCTGGCATCTTTAATCACTAATACAAAACTGCCCGGTTTACTGGTATCGAGCGTAAAGTCAGAACCTTGGGCCGCGATAGACATTGCCTGCTCTGAAATAGTCTCTTCTTTCAGCTTGGACTGATACTTGTACACACCGGAATCTTGTTTGGTGAGTACCGACAGATATTTTTGCTCAACCAGCGAAATCTTGACATCCGTTAGCGGAATAGAGGCCAACTGAGGATCAATCGCGATGATGTTCAGGTGGCGTACCGCATTGTGATGAATGTAGTCGAGATCGCCATCGGCTTTTACGCCCACCAGATAATCATAAGGTGAAACGATGACCCGAGCGGCGGCGCTGACGGAGCGACCGCTACCGGCTTCAAATGCTTCAGAAACTAGCTGTAACTGATAAGTTGCATCGGCATAGGAATTAATGCCTAACGGAATGTCTGCGTTACCCTCTTTGTCAGTGGTCTGTTCTTCCAGCTCGGTATCAAACCCTTCATCGCTGTGGCGATTCTCATAGAACATATAGTCCGGGAACTGATTAAAGCTCGGATAAATAGGGCGTAGCGTCAGTTTTGAGGTTACCCGGCGATCTTGAGCCGGGGTTCCAAACAGATTCTGTACGTTAATTGCCGCTTTTAGCTCTTGTGGCTTAACCCAGCCTTGGTGGCGGTCTGGCGTCAGTTTCAGCTCAACTTTCAGTTTGTCTGGCTCAAACTCTTTCACTTTAACCGTGGTGCTGCCTAACAGTTGGGAAGTGCTGTTATCTTTGCCAACCAGATACAGATAGATGCTCCAGTCACCGGTTGGTGAGTTTTCACTGGTGGTATAGCTGAGTTCGTTCAATCCGGCTTTATCCAGCGTCAGTGGAATAGTGCTCATCACGGTATCGCGTGGATCGCGAATTTCTGCCCGCAGAGGAATACCTTCTACCGAGGTTTTCCAGTCGACGGTGCGGGTAATCAAACCAATATTAAAGGTATCACCCGGACGATATACGCCACGGTCAGAGAACAGATAGCTGTTTAAAGTTCGTGGGTCGGTGGGGTTTTCTTCGCCATATATATCGAAGCGGGAGAAGTCCAGGACACGATCGTAATAAGCCGTCGTTGGTAGGAAGGAAACATCGCCTTCTTTTTCCACTAAGAACATGACCGGTGAACGCTCATTGACAAACTCTTCCAGTGACGGGAAGTGGGCATGCCCATCGTTACTGGTCGTCTGGCTCAGCAGAACGATACCATTTTTGCCTACTACCGAGACTGTAGCTCCGTTAACCGGGCTGCCGGAATAAATAGACTGAACGAATACATCGCGGGAACCGTCCAGCGATTTCTTGGTGATAATACCCAAGTCGGTAACCACGACAAAGCGCGAGTCCAGAGTGGTATCCGCTTCATGCTCTTCATCCAACGTCTCGGTAACCGCATCAGGATCGTTCCCGTCATATGCAGCATCCTCTTTTTTAGCCTTTTTCGCCGGGTCCCACTTTGTTAGGGTTAGCAGGAAAATACCCCGTTTGGCATTAGGATCATTGGACAGATAGCGGGAAAGGTCGATGCCCTGATAGTTAATTTCACCCGGCCGCTCGTTTTTCAACGCGGTTTGATAAGTAAAGTGTTCGGTAAAATATTCACTGTTTAAATAATGGAAATCTGTAGCGGTAAACTCGTGGTATTTCCATGAGACGATGTGCTGTAGCTGGCTGGGAATAACTCGTTTAATATCCAACTGTAGTCCAGGCATATTACGAGCGGCAACGGTGATGCGCTTTTCCCCGCGCATAGAAAGTAGCGAGCCTTTAGACATAAAACGTAAGGTTTTAGGGTAATCAGGTACGGTAATGACCCGATACTGTTTCTCTTTAAGCTTATAACCCCCGGTAGAGGTTATATTGTTTTCAACTTCTACCAATAACGAGCGATTAGCCGGTGCATCGAAAGTAAAATTGAATGCGGATTGGTTTTCCTGTTCGGCATCATTCATAGTGAGCGTCAAAGCGTTAGATTGCGCCATGACTTTTTCATCAATCGCCTCAAGGTTCCAGTCGTAAAAATCGGTTGGCGTCAGATTTTGATTATCATCTTGCGGGTTATGTTGTGGCAATAACCAAGCGGTTACTGCTTTTTTAAGCGCTTTATCGTTTACATTATCGTTAGTTTCAATAATCAGTGCCTTGGCGCTTTTACCGTTATCTGTATCGACTAAGACGGCATCTACGCCGGTCACTTGAAGGCTATACAGGCCGGGAACATTCACTAAATTACTTTGTGCTTGCTCGACCTGATTAGCGGTAACGGTAGATTTCACCCCTTTACCCACCAGCAATTTTACCTGACCGGCATTATCCGGCAGAGACAGCGACTCTGAGTGTACCCAGGCCTTCATTTTTTTATCGTCGTAAACCACTGAGTATTTCAACGGTTGGGAAGGTAACAGAGATAAAGAGAGCTGTTTTTCGAAGCTGACTACATCAACCGGAGCATTGAAACTCACGGCGAAGATAGCGCTTTTTTTCTGTGAGTCATGTGGATCGCGATAAAACTCAGCCTGACCGAGGCTGTAGTTAAAGGGTTCCGTAGTGAAATCGTAGCGGGTGTTATTCAGCTTAATTTGTGGAGCAACCAAGGTGTTGGCATCCAGTTTAATTTGATATTTCTGGCCCATTGGAAGGATTTTTCTGGTGGTAAAGGCCAGTGTTTTCTCGTCTTCCCATTTCCATTCACCCTCTATGGCTGGCGTTATGCTGATGCCCTGTGACAGGGGCTTGCCAACCAGCGTAATTGGGGCGGATGAGTGTGAAAAACGTAAAGTAACGCGCTGAGGCAAAGGGTTAGACGACGAATAGTTATAAGCGCTAGGGGGAAGAACGTGAATATCGGTTTGCTGGTAAACCATTGGTGCCGGTTCTATCGGCTTAGGGCGATTAAGATTCCAGTGATAGCCATAAATAGATGCACCTCCCACGGCGGCAAGCAGAACGATGGCCAAAGATATTCCTTTAGGATGGCGATTTACCCAGGCTTCCGCAGCTATAAATGTCTGAGCAACAAATTTAGACCAGCGTGGCAGTTGCCAGTGAAGATGCCCAATAACAGGGGATAGGATCTTACTGGCAAGGCGAAAGATAGCACTGATGATCCACCAAACGGCACGCAGAAGTGTGAAGGGAAGCCGTAATATAAACCGTAGCAAATCCATAGAGATAATCCTTTAAATATTGTGGGAGTGGCGTCTTTGAGTAAGGATCCATCCTGTTTATTAGTGATATGTTATCCCAGAATGGTCACACACAATAGTGGCTGAATGATATAAATATGAGGCACAGCAAGGGATCTATGGCGAATGGCTATGGCGGTATTGAGATATCAGGATGAAAAACAGACAGATAATTAACCCGCTTTTTTAGCGCTTTTATATTTTATTTAATTCAGTTAAATTGAGATTGAGTATATGCAGATAAATATATTTATTACGGCTGTTATAGCATTATGAAAAATACTTTATTTAGGGAAAATAGTGATGTTTCCTATGCCAGAAAGACCCGAAGAGACCATTGCTGAACTTATATCCTTAGTGCAAGGAATGGGAAAAAGAGAGCTTATTAAACCAGGGGCGATAATTCCCAGTGATGGGCCTTGTATTATTATTTCGTATGAGGGTGAGGTTGAATTAAGAAGAAAGTCTGATGAGCTGTTATTATTCTCAAGCGAAAATAATCAACTTATTGGTTTGCCAATGAATTATACCTATCAACAGTTTTGTTATTTGCGAGCTAACAGTATTTGCGATATTGAGCTTGTTGATCGTGACATATTTTTCCAACTGGTTGAAAAAAATCATCGTTGGCTGGATGTCCTCGAGGTATTGTCGTTTTACCACGCCGTTCTTTTGTGGCGTGATAGTTACGCCCATACCAAGAGCTCATATCTGATGGTTCGTCACTTATTGTTACAGATTAACTTACTGCCCGAAGAGAAGCGCCATAGTATTAATATTACGGAATTTATTCAAGAACGTACTAATTTGTCTCGCAGTTACATCATGAAGGTATTATCAGATTTAAAACTTGGTGGTTATATCACTTTGAAAAAAGGGCGATTAATTGAGTTAAATCATTTACCAGCCAAATATTAATTTTTTGTCTTGAGTGGGTGTCTTATATAAGGCGCTTACTTCTTGATTTTTATTTAAATATATATTCCCTCTTATTTATCAGCATATTCATTATTTATCGTCAGATGTTTATTCTTTGTATCTTACAAAGAAAGGTTATTCAATCTAATTATTAAATTATCGTTAATTTAAACGATCTCCTCATTAAGATGCATTGTTAAAATAATAATTCTATTAGACTGGAAGTGATTGATTCAGTGATATATTCCCGTTGATCGCTGGGATGATGGCGTTAATGTTGTTTTGCTCAATTATAGTCTGGCGGGGGCATCATATTATCAGCCCCGTGAGCAGAAGTTTGTCTGACTTTCCCTGCTCTGATGGCTTGGAGGTCTATGCAGTGATAGATACTTCCGGCGGTACATCCGTTGATGCACATGAATGTGCTATTGACCGTATGATTCAGGCTGGTGCCACTCCGGTGACTTAGTAGCAAGTTCTTCTGGAGTACCAACGTGATTGGGCTCGTAAAAAGACTTATGACGTTGTGATCAATTTGGGACGTAAATAGCTAATTGATAAACATTAAATAACTATTTAAACTGATAGTCTTAAAAGATTTTCTATAGATGTTGATCTTTTATTCTATGATGAATTTTATATAAAATATGAATTTATTTTCTTAATAAATTATTGAGGATGTATATATGGCTATAGCAAGGGATATTGAACTTACTGGTAATGCTGAAATTGATCAATTTTTTCATAAAGGAGGCACGAGATTGTTACCAGTTGAAGGAAATACATATTATTGGGGTTTTTCAAATTATGCAACTGGACCTAAAGATACTTTTGAGTCTGTAAATAATGAGTCAGCAAAAAATATGGTTCGCGGGGTACTAGAGCAATTTACTCATGTCGTTAATATAAGCTTCAAGGAGATTGATTATTCTGTAGGGAATGCCAGCAATATGGGAGGATTTAATGTTGTTTCAGGTAAAATAGATGGCGGTACTGGAGGTGCTTCAGCTCATGATAATGCTGCCAGTTTTTTTGTAAGAAACCTCAACGATTATTCAGATTCCGATTATCATAAAGGTAATAATATGACTGTAGCACATGAAGTGTTACACCTATTGGGTTTTGTGGATATTGGTTATAAACCTGGATATACAGAAGTAGACACTGTAATGTCATATAATAAAATGGTCAATGACGCTTATGGCGAAAAAGTCAGGATCTATGAGTATGATAAAAATGGACAACCTATAATTGTTGCAGGAAAAGTTATTTATGCCATAAATGAAACACTTGGTATTTATGATATACAGGCCTTGCAAAGTATATACGGAGCTAACCACAGTTATAATGCAGGGGATACTGTATACAAATATACCCCAGATACATTAAAAAGTTTTCAAACCATCTGGGATGGTGGTGGTATAGATACCATTGATGTCAGTGAGTTTGTATTAGGCGTAGAGCTCAATTTGAATGGCGGAACGCGAAGCAATCTGTTTACCAAAGACTTTTCCTTGTCGGGTACAGAATTTGATGGTACTCGTGCAATTGGTATTGCTTATGGGGCTAATATAGAAAATGCCTTTGGAGGTAAAGGCAATGACATCATCCATGGCAATGAACTGGATAACGTTATTAGTGGTAACGAAGGTAATGACACACTATATGGTGGTGCTGGTAATGATACGTTAAACGGCGGCGATGGTGATGATATTCTGTATGGCGATGAAGGCGATGACATTCTTTCTGGTGGCGCTGGTACCAATATTCTTTATGGTGGTACAGGTAATGACACTTTAATCTCCCATGGTAAAGATACGCTATACGGTGGCGAGGGTAATGACTGGTATCAGATATATAGTACTGAAAACGTCCGCATTGTTGAGAATAGGGATGGCGGAACTGACAGGGTCAGCATTTATACCAAGGATATTACTAACTATGTAGCGGCAGAAAATATTGAAGATATCAATCTTGCGACCAACCTTACTTATAATTCCAGTATTACCGGGAACGATCAGGACAACAAAATTTTGGGTAACAATGGCGACAATATCCTGATTGGTAAAAAAGGTAATGATGTACTGCAAGGGTATAAAGGCAGTGATACTTACATTTTTAGCAAAGGCGATGGGCAAGATGTTATTGCGGAATCATCAAATAATAAAGTACCAGTAACCGATAAAGATGTTTTATTGTTTACTGATATTTCATCCAGCCAATTATGGTTTACTAAAACCTCATACAAGGGTCTTGAATCATTAAAAATTAAGGTGTTGGGTACTACAGATGAAATCTCTGTTGATACTTGGTATAGCGATAACTCCAAATTGGAACAAATAAAAACCCAGGATGGGGTTGTGTTGTCGATAGCTCAGGTAGAGGCTCTGGTTGATATTATGGCTACGCAGAGCATGCCAAGCGGAAGTAGTACAGGTGTTATCAATAATTATCTGATCCAAACGGGTGCTAATAGTAATCAGGATAGCAGTACTATTTATGGTGATGCACAGAATAATGTAATCAATGGTGGCGCAGATAATGACACCATATATGGCGGAGCTGGAAATGATACGATTTCAGGTGGAGAAGGAACTAATATTCTTATTGGTGGTGCTGGTAATGATAAGTTGATCTCCCGTGGTAATGATACATTATATGGCGGAGATGGCAGTGATACTTATGAAATATGGGGTACTCAATTCCGTATTATTGAGCAACATAATAGCAATGATATCGACACAATGAATATTTATACGCAAAGTGTAACACACTTTACAGCGTCTAATAATATTGAGAATATCGCGTTACGTGCTACTGATATACATAATTCCAGCCTTACTGGTAACGATCTTGATAATTATGTTGGTGGTAATTTTGGTGATAACGTTCTGACTGGTGGCAAAGGAAATGATACATTAGTGGGATACAAGGGAAGCGACACCTATATATTTAATAAAGGAGATGGACAGGATAGTATCTGGGAATACAACAATAATAATGTTCCACTAACCGATAAAGATGTCTTAATTTTTACGGATATTTCAGCGGAGCAGTTGTGGTTTACTAAAGATGTCGTTTTTAACCGGGAATCTCTGTTGATCAAGGTTCTTGGTACCAACGATCAGATTTTAGTAAATAACTGGTATTCTGATAACGACAAACTGGAACAAATCAAAACCCAGGACGGCGTTACACTTTCCATCAATCAAGTTGAATCTTTAGCCGACATCATGTCCACCCAAACCATGCCAACAGGAAGTCATTCCACCATCATCGATGA
Above is a window of Limnobaculum parvum DNA encoding:
- a CDS encoding alpha-2-macroglobulin family protein — protein: MDLLRFILRLPFTLLRAVWWIISAIFRLASKILSPVIGHLHWQLPRWSKFVAQTFIAAEAWVNRHPKGISLAIVLLAAVGGASIYGYHWNLNRPKPIEPAPMVYQQTDIHVLPPSAYNYSSSNPLPQRVTLRFSHSSAPITLVGKPLSQGISITPAIEGEWKWEDEKTLAFTTRKILPMGQKYQIKLDANTLVAPQIKLNNTRYDFTTEPFNYSLGQAEFYRDPHDSQKKSAIFAVSFNAPVDVVSFEKQLSLSLLPSQPLKYSVVYDDKKMKAWVHSESLSLPDNAGQVKLLVGKGVKSTVTANQVEQAQSNLVNVPGLYSLQVTGVDAVLVDTDNGKSAKALIIETNDNVNDKALKKAVTAWLLPQHNPQDDNQNLTPTDFYDWNLEAIDEKVMAQSNALTLTMNDAEQENQSAFNFTFDAPANRSLLVEVENNITSTGGYKLKEKQYRVITVPDYPKTLRFMSKGSLLSMRGEKRITVAARNMPGLQLDIKRVIPSQLQHIVSWKYHEFTATDFHYLNSEYFTEHFTYQTALKNERPGEINYQGIDLSRYLSNDPNAKRGIFLLTLTKWDPAKKAKKEDAAYDGNDPDAVTETLDEEHEADTTLDSRFVVVTDLGIITKKSLDGSRDVFVQSIYSGSPVNGATVSVVGKNGIVLLSQTTSNDGHAHFPSLEEFVNERSPVMFLVEKEGDVSFLPTTAYYDRVLDFSRFDIYGEENPTDPRTLNSYLFSDRGVYRPGDTFNIGLITRTVDWKTSVEGIPLRAEIRDPRDTVMSTIPLTLDKAGLNELSYTTSENSPTGDWSIYLYLVGKDNSTSQLLGSTTVKVKEFEPDKLKVELKLTPDRHQGWVKPQELKAAINVQNLFGTPAQDRRVTSKLTLRPIYPSFNQFPDYMFYENRHSDEGFDTELEEQTTDKEGNADIPLGINSYADATYQLQLVSEAFEAGSGRSVSAAARVIVSPYDYLVGVKADGDLDYIHHNAVRHLNIIAIDPQLASIPLTDVKISLVEQKYLSVLTKQDSGVYKYQSKLKEETISEQAMSIAAQGSDFTLDTSKPGSFVLVIKDASGKVLNRVDYTVAGNANISRSLDRDAELKMKLNKEEYLPGEEIEIAINAPYTGSGIITIERDKVYSWQWFHASTTSSIQKIRVPAEMEGNGYINVQFIRDINSDEIFMSPLSYSVMPFKISHQARQAKITIDSPNMIKPGETLGIKVTTDTPQRVAVFAVDEGILQVARYQLKDPLDYFFRKRVLTVESAQILDLILPEFSKMMSLTSAPGGDAGGGLDLHLNPFKRKRDKPVAYWSGVTDVNGEATFNYQVPDYFNGKIRVMAISVTPERIGRAMSYTTVRDDFVLTPNLPTMVSPGDEFDVSLGVANNLTDLNGAKADVKVSITPPPQLQIVGDAERVLTLAEKQEGLVTFRLRAQDNLGDASVVFKAAYADKSAQRTVSLSLRPAMPYRTQTLMGRMDGSQQSVKDIRHMFPAFAQRDASVSHSPLVLTNGLTKYLIDYPNSCSEQIISRAVPLLFQNNHLEMKGTLSQAEVSNQVQQTMSVLLSRQNMRGAIGEWRSTPNPEAFITPYAVQYMLEAEAAGYPVPEDLLKSANVYLRFLAASDAFDSLSELRLRAFSAYLLTRQGEITTNELAAIQGQLQANYPEHWQQDLSALYLASAYKMLKMDQQADELLQPTWKQLSNAYDKAWWTQSYLDPLVQDSTRLYLITRHFPEKAAQIPPQLLENMVLMLKAERYTTLSSAMSILALEQYSALVATNTDAAGGLTISTNNGQSGVLPQVTSTLMGFITKAQFADGTQEILFNNPAKAPAWYVVTQSGYDLQTPKEAISRGLEITRDYTDEKGQPVAQVTLGQNLYVHLKIRANSAEGLDNLAIVDLLPGGFEVVQQTPQASNSRENEDGESTADVWLSPISVSGSSWQPEYSDIREDRVLIYGSATNKVQEFIYQIKPTNTGVFTVPPAYGEAMYDREIQALSSGGTTLTVIPPVAKNAASQPSR
- the pbpC gene encoding penicillin-binding protein 1C; this translates as MGSRVVDAIRRQLQPATLKRHLQNLLMGVFLLALFCIGFRLWPHPPLSQGLPLSTAYYDRQGTLLRFSLANDDRYRLWTKLEDISPLVVEGIQLHEDRWFNYHPGFNPYSLIRGFWISYISGGRQQGGSTLTMQLARMHWQLNTKTPQGKLVQIVRAIQLELSYSKRDILEAYLNYAPYGRNIESIGAASLIYFDKQPNNLTLPEALTLAVLPQSPSYRININTGIVGEALTKARNQLYQRWQLEHHPDNTMSALFLLPLSLRQPEKLPFIAPHFVEQIQQDKQYRAMVDQRIITTLDSNLQLLVEKQVNAFIERNQSKGIHNSAVLLVDTRDMGIRAMVGSADYHNRKIQGQVNGTSAKRSPGSTLKPFIYALGLEQGILQPMTILKDVPSSFGAYTPENFDRRFLGPISATDALNYSRNIPAVYISSRLKQPNLYQFLQLAGVSNLASEKHYGLSLILGGGEITPQELARLYSMLANRGELKPLRLEQSAPIASSVRLISNEASFITLDMLSQHRRPGDTLAQQPTSLPIYWKTGTSWGFRDAWSAGIFGPYVLIVWQGNFDGKGNNAFIGADAAAPLFFNIIDSIRADYPMLKEPNRGLPPNIKQVEICLASGDLPTSWCQRKGKTWFIPGKSPIKVDSVYRPVVIDKATGQVACPPYRDEDVTTEIFEFWPSDLANVFALAGLPKRTPPSSAHCKIGGTVTTGQAPRITSPLRNTTYTLRNVKQRNDPIVFSAITDADTKVVYWFVDDIYLGNTANKRTIEWRPATSGHYRIRAIDDRGRADSRTLNVELIN
- a CDS encoding helix-turn-helix domain-containing protein → MFPMPERPEETIAELISLVQGMGKRELIKPGAIIPSDGPCIIISYEGEVELRRKSDELLLFSSENNQLIGLPMNYTYQQFCYLRANSICDIELVDRDIFFQLVEKNHRWLDVLEVLSFYHAVLLWRDSYAHTKSSYLMVRHLLLQINLLPEEKRHSINITEFIQERTNLSRSYIMKVLSDLKLGGYITLKKGRLIELNHLPAKY